One Oceanivirga salmonicida genomic region harbors:
- a CDS encoding ABC transporter ATP-binding protein produces the protein MIYVNNLKKTYKTGKLSVEVLKGINLEVTKGEYVSIMGPSGSGKSTLLNMLGCLDVLTSGTYTLDDANIQDLNDDQLSIVRCKKIGFVFQSYNLLPKLTAKENVELPAMYKGVKHSERAKKAEELLGLVGLNDRINHKPNELSGGQKQRVAIARALINDPKIILADEPTGNLDSKSSEEILQIFRKLNDSGVTIIMVTHEEDVAEHTKRIVRLKDGLIHKDELVKNRLGV, from the coding sequence ATGATATATGTTAATAATTTAAAGAAAACATATAAGACAGGTAAGTTATCAGTTGAAGTATTAAAAGGTATAAATTTAGAAGTAACTAAGGGTGAATATGTTTCAATAATGGGGCCATCTGGTAGTGGTAAAAGTACCTTATTAAATATGTTAGGTTGCCTAGATGTTTTAACTTCAGGAACATATACATTAGATGATGCGAATATACAAGATTTAAATGATGATCAATTATCAATAGTAAGATGCAAAAAAATAGGTTTTGTATTTCAATCATATAATTTATTACCTAAATTAACTGCAAAAGAAAATGTAGAATTACCTGCAATGTATAAGGGAGTTAAGCATTCCGAAAGAGCAAAAAAGGCAGAAGAGCTTTTAGGACTGGTCGGTCTAAACGATAGAATTAATCATAAGCCGAATGAATTATCAGGTGGACAAAAGCAAAGAGTGGCAATAGCAAGAGCATTAATAAATGACCCTAAAATAATTTTGGCTGATGAACCAACTGGAAATTTAGATTCAAAATCTAGTGAAGAAATACTACAAATTTTTAGAAAATTGAATGATAGTGGTGTTACAATAATAATGGTAACACATGAAGAAGACGTAGCAGAACATACTAAGCGTATAGTTAGACTAAAAGATGGACTAATACATAAAGATGAGTTAGTAAAAAATAGACTAGGAGTATAA